One segment of Gasterosteus aculeatus chromosome 3, fGasAcu3.hap1.1, whole genome shotgun sequence DNA contains the following:
- the LOC120816074 gene encoding LOW QUALITY PROTEIN: protein Niban 1 (The sequence of the model RefSeq protein was modified relative to this genomic sequence to represent the inferred CDS: inserted 1 base in 1 codon) → MGASSSGLLDEAKTSSIKGLVDSSFQSFSVFYRQQYSAAYVSHLHQEVESKKEGRGLLLTQKPQPDLEEVLYQGSVKFSCWDEQGKKCRERYTVLRRDYRVEIHENMETFTVGCAAKLVLQPAGGRVFTTEQESRAHLEHTCAGILNGVKEDSSLVVSSPNVPAVYLHLPYMGYTCFLFQQEEERDNFLSALKSCIRHCNLDPWSDPSYESQAYVRALRLYGQDKGCYQSWEMLLGTEEQVLAFQVVEEVLSWLQSQVKSRLKGKRTERIQQWLATMQAAYILVLEQLTASLEALREECRQTASAHQALIRSNLDQITSSHCFLEEKVKVCVLEEAERVCSESVAPYMPSILEVLTENISAGIQRMQHTLQTQMDSMHTNGGTEDTNKALSPLHCISLDACHKQVENLTERLVDLKQRFGLSSTQRLVQSAHLEMEKLLDSAVYTLELFLQSSATMQPSQIPVKTKRAKERVLKQLDYDSRVVQRRLYQDALLEITLPALSRKMDGKWLSELQQFEQYIFSDYSSFILVHNVYDDVLRKILIKEIETVVQDAAHKRRNSLSLDPSDLSFSRCSLLEEEPPRSAPASAADASQDSSSSSSSSSAPPGGGKQPPPAGEEGGQAVTAEVCPHLNAEGQTAKLLCPVIVVTPEEDEPAPSAEQPEEEVRLGTEPPLVTKSTTAEPSDQDAADSVANHVGTLDAPANQDPTDPTPASADLPTSTPSSLQATDLHAESAQCATADLSTPDAVTEDTTVPHPGPSASQPPLKMSLGSLSEAIGCTCAAAPVQQAGPEPTDRAVYLTGGVKDNWEVERVEAGDGTPLERIEDEEEETQAGERKQQGDMGDGQTGGVAPSEVCQSTTGSTTELRELEVTVDGDKDSELETKTGKEDEEEGKEKERHAEKEGKREEEEEEALQRPQPMESQPESVAEQPLDSVAIIRGLVTEITEVETIVCPXSQQQPCALTDGLPWRPQ, encoded by the exons ATGGGAGCATCTTCTTCTGGTTTGTTGGACGAGGCTAAAACCAGCAGCATCAAAG GACTTGTCGACAGTTCGTTCCAGAGCTTCAGCGTGTTTTACCGTCAGCAGTATTCAGCAGCCTACGTCAGCCACTTACACCAGGAGGTGGAGTCTAAGAAAGAAGGGAGGGGCTTATTGCTTACACAAAAG ccTCAACCTGACCTGGAGGAAGTGCTGTACCAAGGGAGCGTGAAGTTCTCCTGCTGGGATGAGCAGGGAAAGAAATGCAGAGAGCGATACACCGTCCTGAGGAGAGATTACAGAGTGGAGATTCATGAAAACATGGAG ACTTTCACCGTTGGATGTGCTGCCAAGTTGGTCCTCCAGCCAGCAGGTGGAAGAGTGTTCACCACGGAGCAGGAGTCCAGGGCTCACCTGGAGCACACCTGTGCTGGAATACTCAATG GAGTGAAGGAGGATTCTTCTTTGGTGGTATCGTCTCCAAATGTGCCTGCTGTGTACCTGCACCTGCCTTATATGGGCTACACCTGCTTCCTGTTCCAACAGGAAGAGGAACGAGATAACTTCCTGTCTGCACTCAAGTCCTGCATTAGACACTGCAACCTGG ACCCTTGGAGTGATCCATCCTACGAAAGCCAGGCATATGTCAGAGCCCTCCGACTCTACGGCCAGGACAAAGGATGCTACCAATCCTGGGAGATGCTGCTGGGCACCGAGGAGCAG gtACTGGCCTTCCAGGTGGTGGAGGAagtgttgtcatggttacagaGTCAGGTTAAATCCCGACTGAAGGGCAAGAGGACCGAAAGGATACAGCAGTGGCTGGCA ACGATGCAGGCCGCCTACATTTTGGTGCTTGAACAGCTCACTGCCAGCCTGGAGGCTCTGAGGGAGGAGTGTCGTCAGACAGCGTCGGCCCATCAGGCACTGATCAGATCCAACCTGGACCAGATAACATCTTCTCACTGCTTCCTGGAGGAAAAAGTCAAAG tgtgtgtacttGAAGAAGCAGAGCGGGTGTGCAGTGAGTCTGTGGCACCCTACATGCCCTCCATCCTTGAAGTGCTGACAGAAAACATAAGCGCAGGGATTCAGAGGATGCAGCACACACTGCAAACACAGATGGACTCCATGCACACAaatggagggacagaggacacaaacaag GCCTTGTCACCTCTGCACTGCATCAGCCTGGACGCGTGCCACAAGCAGGTGGAGAACCTGACGGAGAGGCTTGTCGACCTGAAGCAGCGGTTTGGATTGAGCAGCACCCAGAGACTGGTGCAATCTGCACACCTGGAGATGGAGAAG CTGCTGGACAGTGCTGTGTACACATTAGAGCTCTTCCTCCAGTCATCGGCCACAATGCAGCCGTCCCAGATCCCGGTCAAGACCAAGAGAGCCAAAGAACGAGTCCTGAAG cagctggactATGACAGCAGAGTTGTCCAGAGGAGGCTCTACCAGGACGCTCTCCTGGAGATCACCCTGCCTGCTCTCAGCAGGAAGATGGACGGCAAGTGGCTGAGT gagctgcagcagtTTGAGCAGTACATCTTCTCAGACTACAGCAGTTTCATTCTGGTTCATAATGTCTATGATGACGTGCTGAGAAAGATCCTCATTAAGGAGATAGAGACag TGGTCCAGGACGCAGCCCATAAGAGGAGAAACAGTCTCTCCTTGGACCCTTCGGATCTGAGCTTTAGTCGCTGCAGTCTGCTTGAGGAGGAGCCCCCCCGCTCGGCCCCAGCCAGCGCCGCCGACGCTTCTCaagactcttcctcctcctcctcctcctcctcagcaccaccaggtggcGGTAAACAGCCTCCTCccgcgggggaggagggaggtcaGGCGGTCACCGCTGAGGTTTGTCCTCATCTTAACGCTGAAGGCCAAACTGCAAAGCTTCTGTGTCCCGTCATCGTTGTGACACCAGAGGAGGATGAACCTGCTCCCTCCGCTGAGCaaccagaagaagaagtccGGCTCGGAACCGAACCTCCGTTGGTGACAAAGTCGACGACGGCTGAGCCTTCCGACCAAGACGCCGCTGACTCTGTTGCGAACCACGTTGGGACACTCGATGCCCCTGCGAACCAGGACCCCACTGATCCAACCCCGGCCTCTGCTGACCTTCCAACGTCCACTCCGTCCTCGCTGCAGGCCACGGACCTCCACGCGGAATCTGCTCAATGTGCCACGGCCGACCTCTCAACCCCAGACGCAGTAACGGAGGACACAACTGTCCCGCACCCCGGCCCCTCGGCGTCACAGCCACCTCTGAAAATGAGCCTGGGGTCGCTGAGCGAGGCCATCGGTTGCACCTGCGCAGCAGCTCCTGTGCAGCAGGCGGGGCCCGAGCCCACAGACAGAGCCGTCTACCTGACGGGAGGAGTCAAGGACAactgggaggtggagagggTTGAGGCCGGGGACGGGACGCCACTTGAGAGGATtgaagacgaggaagaagagacacaggcaggagaaaggaaacaacaagGGGACATGGGTGACGGGCAGACGGGAGGTGTAGCTCCATCAGAGGTTTGCCAGAGCACCACCGGCTCAACTACGGAGCTGAGAGAGCTGGAAGTCACGGTAGATGGAGACAAAGATAGTGAGCTGGAGACCAAGACAgggaaggaggacgaggaggaaggaaaggagaaagaACGTCACgcagaaaaggaaggaaagagagaagaggaggaggaggaggctctcCAACGCCCTCAGCCAATGGAATCCCAGCCAGAGAGTGTTGCCGAGCAACCATTGGACAGCGTGGCGATCATCAGAGGACTTGTGACTGAGATTACTGAAGTGGAGACAATAGTCTGTC TGTCCCAACAGCAGCCATGTGCCTTGACAGACGGGTTACCATGGCGACCACAGTGA